A window of Roseovarius sp. THAF27 contains these coding sequences:
- a CDS encoding iron-sulfur cluster assembly accessory protein: MQMPPKVTQRAYERLAEIGAGEQGQALRVAVEGGGCSGFQYDIKLDAPTGDDLVLEGAEGQKVVVDSVSLPFLAGATIDFTEELIGARFTIDNPNVTSACGCGTSFSM; encoded by the coding sequence ATGCAGATGCCCCCCAAAGTGACGCAACGCGCCTATGAACGCCTTGCTGAAATCGGTGCTGGTGAGCAGGGTCAGGCCTTGCGCGTCGCCGTCGAAGGCGGCGGTTGCTCCGGTTTTCAATACGACATCAAGCTGGACGCGCCCACGGGCGATGACTTGGTGCTGGAAGGCGCAGAAGGTCAGAAGGTGGTCGTGGACAGCGTCTCGCTACCCTTCCTTGCGGGCGCGACGATTGATTTCACTGAAGAGCTGATCGGTGCGCGCTTCACGATCGACAATCCGAACGTTACGAGCGCCTGCGGCTGCGGTACGTCGTTCTCGATGTGA
- a CDS encoding DMT family transporter produces the protein MTGRATEVVALGVVLTVAYTLLITGADAITKLFSANYAAPQMFAFSGGLVALFCLLVGRKSAGTTVLKTRCPRVMALRAVATVIGTCAFFYAFKLLPFAEVFLFIAIIPILAALLSRLVLQERPGGQVWGALLLGLVGMTTLFPSGFHSFGTGHLVALLAVTMGAISMVSSRYIGQRDPAGLLSQVFYPNAALMAVMACVLPFVFVPMGWGDVMWIVCYAALLFAARWVLVAALRILPAYVVTPLMNLQFLWMVALGTVAFGEPTGAGVFFGASLLILAGAWLVWDQVRTPLPKAAVPAE, from the coding sequence GTGACGGGGCGCGCAACCGAAGTTGTGGCCCTCGGGGTCGTACTGACTGTCGCGTATACCCTGCTGATCACCGGCGCCGACGCCATAACCAAGCTGTTTTCGGCCAATTATGCAGCTCCGCAGATGTTCGCCTTTTCCGGTGGGCTGGTGGCACTGTTCTGCCTGCTTGTAGGTCGGAAGTCGGCAGGTACGACCGTTCTGAAAACGCGATGCCCCCGGGTGATGGCCCTGCGGGCCGTTGCGACAGTCATTGGCACCTGTGCCTTTTTCTATGCCTTCAAGCTTTTGCCCTTTGCCGAGGTCTTCCTGTTCATCGCCATCATCCCGATCCTCGCCGCCCTGTTGTCGCGTCTTGTGCTGCAAGAACGGCCGGGCGGGCAGGTCTGGGGAGCGCTGCTGTTGGGGCTAGTAGGCATGACAACGCTGTTCCCAAGCGGCTTTCACAGCTTCGGAACAGGTCATCTGGTTGCGTTACTCGCGGTGACGATGGGGGCGATCTCAATGGTCTCGTCGCGATACATCGGACAGCGTGATCCAGCAGGATTGTTGTCACAGGTCTTCTATCCAAACGCCGCCTTGATGGCAGTCATGGCTTGTGTCCTGCCCTTCGTGTTCGTGCCGATGGGATGGGGCGACGTGATGTGGATCGTCTGCTATGCCGCGCTTCTCTTCGCTGCGAGGTGGGTGCTGGTGGCCGCGCTCAGAATACTGCCGGCTTATGTCGTCACACCACTGATGAACCTGCAATTCCTCTGGATGGTGGCACTCGGCACGGTAGCTTTCGGAGAGCCGACCGGAGCCGGCGTGTTCTTTGGCGCGTCACTGCTCATCCTCGCGGGGGCCTGGTTGGTGTGGGACCAGGTGCGAACGCCGCTGCCGAAAGCGGCGGTGCCCGCCGAGTAG
- a CDS encoding DUF6749 family protein, whose product MVALLKAQTAFETKPNETSLHDGGAVEAFTSSLHASGDMLDGSQTEMFTSSLAPVAETSRMTGDAVEAFTSSLAPRATSDAGAGDSVELFTSSLGPVRAARADEGEVVGAFTSSL is encoded by the coding sequence ATGGTTGCACTGCTCAAAGCTCAAACCGCCTTCGAAACAAAGCCCAACGAGACCAGCCTGCACGACGGCGGCGCGGTCGAGGCGTTCACTTCTTCGCTCCACGCCTCCGGCGACATGCTGGACGGTTCTCAGACCGAAATGTTCACGTCCAGCCTGGCCCCGGTTGCCGAGACCAGCCGCATGACGGGCGACGCCGTCGAGGCGTTTACGTCCAGTCTTGCGCCGCGTGCGACGTCCGACGCAGGTGCCGGCGACTCGGTGGAACTCTTTACCTCCAGCCTTGGCCCGGTACGCGCCGCGCGCGCGGATGAAGGCGAGGTTGTCGGCGCCTTCACGTCGAGCCTGTAA